In a single window of the Dethiosulfovibrio faecalis genome:
- the rplA gene encoding 50S ribosomal protein L1: protein MSKQGKRYAEMAKKVDLQRAYSLEEAIALVKENAKAKFDESIEVHLRLGVDPRHADQQVRSTVALPHGTGKTKRVLVITTGEMGEEAKEAGADFVGGEDMVQKIQGGWLDFESVVATPDAMKFIGRLGKILGPRGLMPSAKAGTVTTDIVNAVKEIKAGKVEFRVDKFGIVHNAVGKASFSKEDLFANLKAFYSAILKARPAAVKGTYVKSFSLSSTMGLGIKVDPAVAHKEISD from the coding sequence ATGTCTAAGCAAGGAAAAAGATACGCTGAAATGGCAAAGAAGGTCGATCTCCAGAGGGCTTACAGCCTGGAGGAAGCGATCGCGCTTGTAAAGGAAAACGCTAAAGCTAAGTTCGACGAGAGCATCGAGGTCCATCTTCGTCTCGGCGTCGATCCCCGCCATGCCGATCAGCAGGTGCGTAGCACCGTGGCTCTTCCTCACGGTACCGGCAAGACCAAGCGGGTACTGGTTATCACCACCGGGGAGATGGGGGAAGAAGCCAAGGAGGCCGGCGCGGACTTCGTCGGCGGAGAGGACATGGTCCAGAAGATTCAGGGTGGCTGGCTGGATTTCGAGTCCGTCGTCGCTACGCCGGACGCGATGAAATTCATCGGCCGTCTCGGTAAGATCCTCGGACCCAGAGGGCTCATGCCCAGTGCCAAGGCCGGAACCGTGACCACAGATATCGTAAACGCCGTTAAAGAGATTAAGGCCGGTAAGGTCGAGTTCAGAGTGGACAAGTTCGGAATCGTCCATAACGCCGTAGGCAAGGCCAGTTTTTCCAAGGAAGATCTTTTCGCCAACCTCAAGGCCTTTTACAGCGCTATACTAAAGGCCAGACCGGCTGCGGTTAAGGGAACCTATGTCAAGAGTTTTTCCCTCAGCTCCACCATGGGGCTCGGTATAAAGGTCGACCCCGCCGTTGCACATAAGGAGATCTCCGACTAA
- the rplK gene encoding 50S ribosomal protein L11 — MAKKVIGQIKLQLPAGKATPAPPVGPALGQHGVNIMEFCKQFNAKTSDQPGMIIPAIITVYADRSFSFELKTPPASVLIKKLVGVEKGSGEPNKNKVGTITRAQLQEIAEIKKQDLNANDVDAAMCMIAGTARSMGIQVVD, encoded by the coding sequence ATGGCTAAGAAAGTCATAGGACAGATCAAGTTGCAGTTGCCTGCGGGCAAGGCGACCCCGGCGCCGCCCGTAGGTCCTGCCCTTGGTCAGCATGGCGTCAACATAATGGAGTTCTGCAAGCAGTTCAACGCGAAGACCAGCGATCAGCCTGGGATGATTATCCCCGCTATCATAACGGTCTACGCCGATCGCAGTTTCTCCTTTGAGCTTAAGACGCCGCCTGCAAGCGTTCTGATCAAAAAGCTTGTGGGAGTGGAGAAGGGGTCCGGCGAGCCCAACAAGAACAAAGTTGGAACCATCACCAGGGCTCAGCTTCAGGAGATCGCTGAGATAAAGAAGCAGGATCTCAACGCGAACGACGTGGATGCCGCTATGTGTATGATCGCAGGCACCGCTAGATCTATGGGGATTCAGGTAGTAGACTAA
- the nusG gene encoding transcription termination/antitermination protein NusG: MATTNQKKWYIVQTYAGYENKVKANLEQRIATMGMEDKIFDVLVPVEEKVVVKDGKSKKVTKKLFPSYVLVEMVMEDQPWYVVRHTPGVTGFVGSGNHPIPLSDREVGDIMSKIGLSGSKKNDRPAFEIDLKKGDVIKVKSGPFEGAVGPIIEVLPEKGKVKFSVSVFGRDTLVEIDYVEIDKL, encoded by the coding sequence ATGGCGACCACTAATCAAAAAAAATGGTATATTGTTCAGACCTATGCGGGATACGAAAACAAAGTCAAGGCCAACCTCGAGCAGAGGATCGCCACAATGGGCATGGAGGATAAAATCTTCGATGTCCTGGTCCCCGTAGAGGAGAAAGTGGTCGTCAAGGACGGTAAGTCCAAAAAGGTGACTAAAAAACTTTTCCCTAGCTACGTTCTCGTAGAGATGGTCATGGAGGACCAGCCGTGGTATGTCGTGAGGCATACCCCTGGAGTTACCGGATTCGTAGGTTCGGGTAACCACCCGATCCCCCTCTCCGATAGAGAGGTGGGCGATATCATGAGCAAGATCGGTCTCTCCGGTTCCAAGAAGAACGATCGTCCCGCCTTCGAGATCGACCTTAAAAAAGGCGACGTCATCAAGGTCAAGTCGGGTCCCTTCGAGGGAGCGGTAGGTCCTATAATTGAGGTCCTGCCGGAAAAGGGGAAGGTCAAGTTCAGCGTCTCTGTATTTGGAAGAGACACACTTGTCGAAATCGACTACGTCGAGATCGACAAGCTTTAG